From Toxorhynchites rutilus septentrionalis strain SRP chromosome 2, ASM2978413v1, whole genome shotgun sequence, a single genomic window includes:
- the LOC129766172 gene encoding plasma membrane calcium-transporting ATPase 2 isoform X2 codes for MATIDGRPAQYQITLKNLREIMEHRGREGVAMVNEYGGVHEICRKLYTSANDGLSGSKADIEHRRETFGSNTIPPKPPKSFLTLVWEALQDVTLIILEIAAIISLLLSFYQPADEEEPLEEEEEHYAWIEGLAILVSVFVVVVVTAFNDYSKEKQFRGLQSRIEGEHKFSVIRGGDAVQINIGEIVVGDICQIKYGDLLPADGILIQSNDLKIDESSLTGESDHVKKNESTDPMVLSGTHVMEGSGKMVVTAVGVNSQAGIIFTLLGAAVDEHEAAAKQKKKDAKKAKKLKDGDEITNNSHHPGLKSQATVDSITSDDADAKGGGGGGGGSHGKEKSVLQAKLTKLAIQIGYAGSTIAVLTVIILIIQFCIQTFVIEQKPWRNSYANNLVKHFIIGVTVLVVAVPEGLPLAVTLSLAYSVKKMMKDNNLVRHLDACETMGNATAICSDKTGTLTTNRMTVVQSYICEKLCKVTPKYSDIPHIVGEAVVEGISLNSAYTTCLMPGVNPGDPLQQVGNKTECALLGFVQGLGKSYQAIRDVHPEDSFTRVYTFNSVRKSMSTVIPRPAGGYRVYSKGASEIVLKKCSFIYGQDGVLEKFTRDMQERLLHQVIEPMACDGLRTICIAFRDFVPGKAEINQVHCEGEPNWDDEENIVCNLTCLCVVGIEDPVRPEVPDAIRKCQRAGITVRMVTGDNINTARSIATKCGIIRPQDDFLVLEGKEFNRRIRDSNGDIQQHLLDKVWPKLRVLARSSPTDKYNLVKGIIDSKVTDNREVVAVTGDGTNDGPALKKADVGFAMGIAGTDVAKEASDIILTDDNFSSIVKAVMWGRNVYDSIAKFLQFQLTVNVVAVIVAFIGACAVQDSPLKAVQMLWMNLIMDTLASLALATEMPTADLLLRKPYGRTKPLISRTMMKNILGQAVYQLLIVFGFLFVGDRFLDIESGRGQPLNSDSTQHFTIIFNVFVFMTLFNELNARKIHGQRNIFEGLFTNPIFYSIWIVTLVSQIFIIQFGKVAFSTKALNVEQWLWSVFFGLGTLIWGQVVTSIPTRKMPKKMAWGRGDAEYAEAMRLGEERYDSMDNDKKPRAGQILWIRGLTRLQTQLRVVRAFRSTLEDLEERRSIHSLHSLRSSRSHPGGMSTSGTMTSQGLSNLLYPPGSNIPTGRLIGTNVGDLKYIDEDQRLHNNQHIIGINNKVEYSI; via the coding sequence ATGGCGACGATAGACGGGCGACCGGCGCAGTATCAGATCACGCTGAAGAATCTGCGCGAGATCATGGAGCACCGGGGCCGGGAAGGGGTGGCGATGGTGAACGAGTACGGCGGGGTGCACGAGATCtgccggaagctgtacacctcCGCGAACGATGGTCTGAGCGGCTCGAAAGCGGACATCGAGCATCGGCGAGAGACCTTCGGTTCGAATACGATTCCCCCCAAACCACCGAAGTCGTTCCTCACGCTGGTGTGGGAAGCGCTTCAGGACGTGACGCTAATCATTCTGGAAATTGCTGCCATCATATCGTTACTGTTATCGTTCTACCAGCCGGCGGACGAAGAGGAACCCCTCGAGGAGGAAGAGGAGCACTACGCATGGATCGAAGGTCTCGCCATCCTGGTTTCGGTGTTTGTGGTCGTGGTTGTGACGGCCTTCAACGATTACTCGAAGGAGAAACAGTTCCGAGGGCTGCAGTCACGGATCGAGGGCGAGCACAAGTTTTCTGTCATACGAGGCGGCGATGCGGTTCAGATAAACATCGGTGAGATTGTGGTGGGAGACATCTGTCAGATCAAGTACGGTGATCTGCTGCCGGCCGACGGTATACTCATCCAGAGCAATGATCTGAAGATTGACGAATCCTCGCTGACGGGCGAGTCGGATCATGTGAAGAAGAATGAGTCTACGGATCCGATGGTTCTCTCCGGAACTCACGTGATGGAAGGTAGCGGCAAAATGGTGGTAACGGCGGTCGGTGTCAACTCGCAAGCTGGTATCATTTTCACGCTGCTGGGAGCTGCCGTAGATGAGCATGAAGCGGCTGCCAAGCAGAAGAAAAAGGACGCCAAAAAGGCGAAGAAACTGAAAGACGGGGACGAGATTACCAACAACAGCCACCATCCGGGACTGAAGTCTCAAGCAACGGTTGATTCGATCACTTCGGATGATGCGGACGCGAAGGGAGGCGGCGGAGGCGGTGGCGGTAGCCACGGAAAGGAAAAATCCGTCCTCCAGGCTAAACTCACCAAACTAGCCATCCAGATTGGTTACGCTGGTTCCACCATTGCGGTGCTGACCGTCATCATCCTGATCATCCAGTTCTGCATCCAAACCTTTGTCATCGAACAGAAACCATGGCGCAACTCGTATGCCAACAACCTGGTGAAGCATTTCATCATCGGTGTTACCGTGTTGGTTGTGGCCGTGCCCGAAGGTCTCCCGTTGGCGGTCACTCTGTCGCTTGCCTACTCGGTGAAGAAAATGATGAAGGACAATAATCTTGTGCGACATTTGGATGCTTGCGAAACGATGGGAAATGCCACTGCCATCTGTTCGGACAAGACCGGAACGCTGACAACCAACCGAATGACCGTGGTTCAGTCGTACATCTGTGAGAAACTGTGCAAAGTTACGCCGAAATACTCCGACATACCGCACATAGTGGGCGAAGCCGTCGTCGAAGGAATTTCGCTCAATTCGGCCTATACGACATGTTTGATGCCGGGCGTCAATCCGGGCGATCCACTGCAGCAGGTTGGCAACAAAACGGAGTGTGCGCTGCTTGGCTTCGTGCAGGGCTTGGGAAAGAGCTACCAAGCGATCCGGGATGTTCATCCGGAGGATTCGTTCACACGGGTGTACACCTTTAACTCGGTCCGAAAGAGCATGAGTACCGTTATCCCACGTCCGGCCGGTGGCTATCGCGTGTACAGCAAGGGTGCCTCGGAGATTGTTCTGAAGAAGTGTTCGTTCATCTACGGTCAGGATGGTGTGCTGGAGAAGTTTACCCGGGACATGCAAGAGCGATTGCTGCATCAAGTGATCGAACCGATGGCGTGCGACGGCCTGCGAACGATTTGTATTGCGTTCCGAGACTTTGTTCCTGGCAAGGCGGAGATCAATCAGGTGCACTGCGAGGGGGAACCGAACTGGGACGACGAGGAAAACATTGTGTGCAATCTGACGTGCTTGTGTGTCGTTGGTATCGAAGATCCTGTCCGGCCGGAGGTACCGGACGCCATCCGAAAGTGTCAACGGGCGGGAATTACGGTGCGAATGGTTACCGGAGACAACATCAACACGGCGCGGTCGATCGCCACCAAGTGTGGCATCATTCGACCCCAAGATGACTTCCTGGTTCTCGAGGGTAAGGAGTTCAACCGACGCATTCGTGACAGCAACGGGGACATCCAGCAGCACCTGCTGGATAAGGTATGGCCGAAGCTGCGAGTGTTGGCCAGATCGTCGCCTACGGATAAGTACAACCTGGTGAAAGGTATTATTGACAGTAAGGTAACCGACAATCGGGAGGTGGTGGCCGTAACGGGCGATGGAACAAACGACGGACCTGCGCTGAAGAAGGCTGACGTTGGATTCGCTATGGGAATTGCCGGCACCGATGTGGCGAAGGAAGCTTCCGATATTATTCTAACCGATGACAATTTCAGCAGTATCGTGAAAGCCGTTATGTGGGGCCGCAATGTGTACGATTCGATTGCCAAGTTTTTGCAGTTCCAGCTGACGGTGAATGTGGTGGCTGTGATTGTTGCTTTCATCGGTGCTTGCGCCGTTCAGGATTCCCCTCTCAAGGCCGTACAAATGTTGTGGATGAATTTGATCATGGACACGTTGGCTTCGCTTGCGCTGGCCACCGAAATGCCAACGGCGGATCTGTTGTTGCGTAAGCCGTACGGTCGAACGAAACCACTGATTTCACGCACAATGATGAAGAATATCCTGGGCCAGGCCGTCTACCAGCTGCTGATCGTGTTCGGCTTTCTGTTTGTGGGCGACAGATTCCTCGACATTGAGTCGGGCCGGGGTCAACCGCTGAATTCCGATTCGACACAGCATTTCACCATCATATTCAACGTATTTGTATTTATGACACTGTTTAATGAGCTGAACGCTCGCAAAATTCACGGCCAACGGAACATTTTCGAAGGTCTGTTCACGAATCCAATCTTCTACAGCATCTGGATCGTCACGCTGGTGTCGCAAATCTTCATCATCCAGTTCGGTAAGGTGGCGTTCTCAACCAAGGCGCTCAACGTCGAACAGTGGTTGTGGAGCGTGTTCTTTGGCCTGGGTACGCTAATCTGGGGCCAGGTGGTCACGTCCATCCCCACCCGCAAGATGCCCAAGAAGATGGCCTGGGGCCGTGGCGACGCCGAGTATGCCGAAGCGATGCGACTCGGCGAGGAGCGCTACGACTCGATGGATAATGACAAAAAACCCCGTGCAGGTCAGATATTATGGATCCGTGGCCTTACCAGGCTGCAGACCCAGCTTCGTGTTGTACGTGCATTTCGATCCACATTAGAAGATTTAGAAGAACGTCGTTCCATTCATAGCTTGCATAGTCTTAGAAGTTCACGCAGTCATCCCGGAGGCATGAGCACGAGTGGTACAATGACTAGTCAAGGTCTCTCAAATCTCTTATATCCACCAGGTTCCAACATCCCAACCGGCCGGCTAATAGGTACTAATGTTGGCGATCTTAAGTATATTGATGAAGATCAAAGACTTCATAATAATCAGCATATTATAGGTATAAACAATAAAGTAGAATACAGTATATAA